Proteins from a single region of Methanoculleus taiwanensis:
- a CDS encoding putative zinc-binding protein, whose translation MTKQNLPRCACGGGEEPEGGTKRIIFACAGVANVGQLSNLAAIQLTQEGYGSAACVALLAAAPEGLTKSIGEADEVLVIDGCPVRCAEKIAVAKGITPDQHLVVTVLGIAKKSSLEFSDADLETVVSAVWEGKGRGEEEKKCQPSGGCGCGGGGCC comes from the coding sequence ATGACGAAACAGAATCTACCCCGGTGCGCCTGCGGAGGCGGCGAAGAGCCGGAAGGCGGAACGAAACGGATCATCTTCGCCTGCGCCGGAGTTGCGAATGTCGGCCAGCTCAGCAATCTCGCTGCGATCCAGCTGACACAGGAAGGATACGGCAGTGCAGCATGCGTCGCGCTCCTCGCCGCCGCTCCCGAAGGCTTAACGAAGAGTATCGGAGAGGCGGACGAGGTTCTCGTCATCGACGGCTGTCCCGTCCGGTGCGCTGAGAAGATCGCCGTCGCAAAGGGCATCACCCCCGACCAGCACCTCGTCGTCACCGTTCTCGGGATCGCGAAGAAGAGTTCGCTGGAGTTTTCCGACGCCGACCTCGAGACCGTTGTATCGGCGGTCTGGGAGGGGAAGGGAAGAGGCGAGGAAGAGAAGAAATGCCAGCCCTCCGGCGGGTGCGGGTGCGGCGGCGGGGGATGCTGCTAG
- a CDS encoding pyrroline-5-carboxylate reductase family protein: MRMIPNAPAAVGEGYNPVVFSAGVTAEQKQQFERVFGVLGRMPEVAEEKLEAYAILTAMGPTYFWFQWYELLDLARSFGLSGAEAEEGLAVMVEGALRTMQSPGFAPDVVTDFVPVKPIAAGEETIREIYRTNLTGLYRKLTE, encoded by the coding sequence ATGAGGATGATCCCGAACGCCCCGGCGGCCGTCGGCGAGGGCTACAACCCGGTCGTGTTCTCCGCAGGGGTGACAGCTGAGCAGAAACAGCAGTTCGAACGGGTCTTCGGCGTGCTCGGCAGAATGCCGGAGGTCGCCGAGGAGAAACTCGAGGCCTACGCCATCCTGACCGCCATGGGGCCGACCTACTTCTGGTTCCAGTGGTACGAACTCCTCGACCTCGCCCGGTCGTTCGGGCTTTCCGGCGCCGAGGCGGAGGAAGGGCTCGCCGTCATGGTCGAGGGGGCGCTCCGGACGATGCAGAGCCCGGGTTTTGCGCCCGACGTCGTGACGGATTTCGTCCCGGTCAAACCGATCGCGGCAGGCGAAGAGACTATCCGGGAGATCTACCGGACGAACCTGACCGGGCTCTACCGCAAGCTCACCGAGTGA
- a CDS encoding thioredoxin family protein, producing MVKVEVLGTGCAKCKRLAKNVETAIKDLGIDAELVKVDDITEIMERGVMLTPALAVDGDLKVSGRVADVKEIKEILQG from the coding sequence ATGGTAAAAGTTGAAGTACTCGGAACCGGCTGCGCCAAGTGCAAGCGGCTCGCAAAGAACGTAGAGACGGCGATCAAGGATCTCGGTATCGATGCCGAACTCGTCAAAGTCGACGACATCACCGAGATCATGGAGCGTGGCGTGATGCTGACGCCGGCGCTCGCCGTCGACGGCGACCTCAAGGTCTCCGGCCGGGTGGCGGACGTCAAAGAAATAAAAGAGATCCTGCAGGGGTGA
- a CDS encoding permease, producing MIDLLIGALASGLAAVLDYLSAHVLTCLVPAFFIAGAIAAFVKKDAILKYFSPDTPKPVSYGIASVSGTILAVCSCTILPIYAGILKKGSGIGPATTFLFAGPAINILAIIYTARVLGFDLGVARAVSAIVLAIVIGLAMALIFRSTDVETLKQRAMAPSVAGACEEEKPRWVTPAFFALLVGVLVFGASQLDWAIRLGIVYILTLAIAVLLIYYFDRDEVTDWGLETWDLTKKIFPILIGGTFIVGIIAFFLPPETFQPFFGNNSIAACALASIVGMILYMPTLLEVPIIGTTFGYSSGLMAAGPALALLLAGPTVSLPSVLVIYRIVGAAKTAAYVALVVIFATLAGFVYGNGMLLI from the coding sequence ATGATCGACCTACTCATCGGCGCTCTTGCGTCGGGGCTTGCGGCGGTGCTCGACTACCTCTCGGCGCACGTCCTCACGTGCCTCGTGCCGGCGTTCTTCATCGCCGGCGCCATCGCGGCCTTCGTCAAGAAAGACGCCATACTGAAGTACTTCAGTCCGGACACCCCGAAACCGGTCTCCTACGGGATCGCCTCGGTCTCCGGGACGATCCTCGCGGTCTGCAGCTGCACCATCCTCCCGATCTACGCGGGCATCCTCAAGAAGGGGAGCGGCATCGGCCCGGCGACGACCTTCCTCTTCGCAGGGCCCGCCATCAACATCCTCGCGATCATCTACACCGCCCGGGTGCTCGGGTTCGATCTCGGCGTAGCCAGGGCGGTCTCTGCGATCGTTCTCGCGATCGTCATCGGGCTTGCCATGGCGCTGATCTTCCGGTCGACGGATGTCGAGACTCTCAAACAGAGGGCAATGGCACCGAGCGTCGCCGGGGCGTGCGAGGAGGAGAAACCGCGCTGGGTTACGCCCGCGTTCTTCGCCCTCCTTGTCGGCGTGCTGGTCTTCGGGGCGTCGCAGCTCGACTGGGCGATCCGGCTCGGCATCGTCTACATCCTCACGCTCGCTATCGCCGTCCTCCTTATCTACTATTTCGACAGGGACGAGGTGACCGACTGGGGGCTTGAGACCTGGGATCTCACGAAGAAGATCTTCCCGATCCTTATCGGGGGGACGTTCATCGTCGGGATCATCGCCTTTTTCCTGCCGCCCGAGACCTTCCAGCCGTTCTTCGGCAACAACTCCATTGCCGCCTGTGCTCTGGCCTCGATCGTCGGGATGATCCTCTACATGCCGACGCTGCTCGAGGTCCCGATCATCGGCACGACCTTCGGCTACTCGTCCGGGCTCATGGCCGCAGGCCCGGCGCTCGCCCTTCTGCTGGCGGGCCCGACGGTCAGCCTCCCCTCCGTCCTCGTCATCTACCGGATCGTCGGGGCGGCGAAGACCGCAGCCTACGTGGCGCTGGTGGTCATCTTCGCGACTCTTGCCGGGTTTGTGTACGGGAACGGTATGCTGCTGATCTAG
- a CDS encoding DUF169 domain-containing protein — MTAIEDIQKMGTAMKELLGLSGSPVGVRIVKRNDEIAEAEPAGGHRFCQALMRGRRGDHVVVTAETIACPAAARAFGFKPLPEALKSGKGLVGFGITAEESVGQQMFAGMTTCKPGEIVQLDVFPLDAAGSEPDIVVVEDEVEKLMWIVLAYMHARGGERVSGSTAVLQATCVDATIIPYLEDRLNYGFGCYGCRDATDMAGGEAILGFPAHYLPGIVRHLEYLNRKALPHSRGKHALAALTKQRGGGDPGSCSSL, encoded by the coding sequence ATGACAGCAATCGAAGACATTCAGAAGATGGGAACCGCGATGAAGGAGCTCCTCGGGCTCTCCGGGTCGCCTGTCGGCGTGCGGATCGTGAAACGGAACGATGAGATCGCAGAGGCCGAGCCCGCCGGGGGGCACCGGTTCTGCCAGGCGCTGATGCGGGGGAGGCGTGGCGACCACGTCGTCGTGACCGCCGAGACGATCGCGTGCCCGGCGGCCGCCCGTGCCTTCGGGTTCAAGCCGCTCCCTGAGGCGCTGAAGTCGGGGAAGGGTCTGGTCGGTTTCGGGATCACCGCTGAAGAATCGGTCGGGCAGCAGATGTTCGCCGGGATGACTACCTGCAAGCCGGGCGAGATCGTCCAGCTCGACGTCTTCCCGCTGGATGCCGCCGGGAGCGAGCCTGATATCGTGGTCGTGGAGGACGAGGTCGAGAAACTGATGTGGATCGTCCTCGCCTACATGCACGCCCGCGGGGGAGAACGAGTCTCCGGCTCAACCGCCGTCCTGCAGGCGACCTGCGTGGACGCGACGATCATCCCCTATCTCGAGGACCGGCTCAACTACGGGTTCGGCTGTTACGGCTGCCGGGACGCGACCGATATGGCGGGGGGGGAGGCGATCCTCGGGTTCCCGGCGCACTACCTCCCCGGGATCGTCCGGCACCTCGAGTACCTGAACAGAAAGGCGCTCCCGCACTCCCGGGGCAAACACGCCCTTGCCGCGCTCACGAAACAGCGAGGAGGCGGCGACCCGGGATCCTGCTCGTCGCTCTGA
- the asnB gene encoding asparagine synthase (glutamine-hydrolyzing) has product MCGIAGEFVLSTGEADPDLVRSMSARLAHRGPDGDGLYLEGRIGLAHRRLAIIDLSDDGAQPMQNEDGSLRLVFNGEIYNFVELRDELALLGHRFSSASDTEVILHAYEEWGRDCLRRFNGMWAFALWDAGREELFCARDRLGVKPFYYTITGGSFLFASEIKALLAHPDTGREPNVPALMAFLAWGVADHTAETLFSGIMQLPPAHALVVRPDLALEPFCYWDVAMNAEPSSGISDEAAAKGLRELLTDAVRLRLRSDVPVGTCLSGGIDSSTLSMLINELLRAERPASVGELQKTFSVCFDDPRFSEGGFIDVVVDATGAAGHRTSPDPVRLWDDIGHLLYVQDEPFASLSIYAQYCVMRLAREEVKVVLDGQGADEQLGGYIAYQTSYIRGLLRDGYLRQALREMVGSMRHHRGFFSWALRQTLVRSDRRNLIRGPVPEILRYQGSLDEVLKRELFATNLPLLLHWEDRNSMAFSIESRVPFLDYRLVEYLASLPLDQKIRGGVTKYVLRSAIRGLVPDAIRCRMDKMGFVTPEEVWMKEDLKGEVLAIFASASFRGRPYWDAEAVSANYGEFLDGKADYSTEIWRIVCAELWLRKFFDQR; this is encoded by the coding sequence ATGTGTGGGATTGCCGGAGAGTTCGTACTGTCGACGGGAGAGGCCGACCCCGATCTCGTCCGGAGCATGTCGGCCCGCCTCGCACATCGCGGGCCTGACGGAGACGGCCTGTACCTGGAAGGCCGTATCGGGCTTGCCCATCGCCGTCTCGCCATCATCGATCTCTCGGACGACGGAGCCCAGCCGATGCAGAACGAGGACGGTTCCCTACGGCTGGTCTTCAACGGCGAGATCTACAACTTCGTCGAACTCAGGGACGAACTCGCTCTGCTCGGGCATCGGTTCTCCTCCGCATCCGATACCGAGGTGATCCTCCATGCCTACGAGGAATGGGGCAGAGACTGCCTGCGGCGGTTCAACGGGATGTGGGCGTTCGCCCTCTGGGATGCAGGACGGGAGGAACTCTTCTGTGCCCGGGATCGCCTCGGTGTCAAACCGTTCTACTACACCATCACAGGCGGTTCGTTCCTCTTCGCCTCCGAGATAAAGGCGCTGCTCGCCCATCCTGACACCGGGCGGGAGCCGAACGTCCCGGCGCTGATGGCGTTCCTCGCCTGGGGGGTTGCCGATCACACCGCGGAGACGCTTTTTTCCGGAATCATGCAGTTGCCGCCCGCTCACGCGCTCGTCGTCCGCCCTGACCTGGCTCTGGAGCCGTTCTGCTACTGGGACGTCGCGATGAACGCCGAACCGTCTTCCGGGATCTCCGATGAGGCGGCGGCAAAGGGGCTCCGGGAACTGCTGACCGATGCGGTGCGCCTCCGCCTGCGGAGCGACGTCCCGGTCGGTACCTGCCTCTCGGGCGGGATCGACTCCTCGACCCTGTCGATGCTGATCAACGAACTCCTCCGTGCCGAGAGGCCGGCGAGCGTCGGTGAGCTGCAGAAGACCTTCTCGGTCTGTTTCGATGATCCGCGCTTCTCGGAGGGGGGGTTCATCGACGTGGTCGTGGATGCGACGGGTGCTGCCGGTCACCGGACGAGCCCCGACCCGGTCCGTCTCTGGGACGATATCGGGCACCTGCTGTACGTGCAGGACGAACCCTTCGCTTCGCTCTCGATCTACGCTCAGTACTGTGTCATGCGGCTTGCCCGGGAGGAGGTGAAGGTGGTGCTCGATGGGCAGGGTGCCGACGAGCAGCTCGGCGGGTATATCGCCTACCAGACCTCCTACATCCGTGGCCTCCTCCGGGACGGGTATCTCCGGCAGGCTCTCCGCGAAATGGTGGGAAGCATGCGGCATCACCGGGGGTTCTTTTCGTGGGCGCTTCGGCAGACACTGGTCCGGTCGGACCGGCGGAACCTGATTCGGGGACCTGTGCCGGAGATCCTCCGCTACCAGGGGTCGCTTGACGAGGTGCTCAAACGGGAGCTCTTTGCAACGAACCTACCGCTCCTCCTCCACTGGGAGGATCGGAACTCCATGGCGTTTTCGATAGAATCAAGGGTGCCGTTCCTCGACTACCGGCTGGTGGAGTATCTGGCATCCCTGCCGCTCGACCAGAAGATCCGCGGCGGGGTGACGAAGTACGTGCTCCGGTCGGCGATACGCGGGCTTGTGCCCGATGCGATACGCTGCAGGATGGACAAAATGGGTTTCGTCACGCCGGAGGAGGTCTGGATGAAGGAAGACCTGAAAGGCGAGGTGCTGGCGATCTTCGCGTCGGCGTCATTCCGGGGGCGGCCTTACTGGGATGCGGAGGCGGTCTCTGCAAACTACGGTGAGTTCCTCGATGGGAAGGCCGATTACTCAACCGAGATATGGCGGATCGTCTGCGCCGAGCTCTGGCTCCGGAAGTTCTTCGACCAGCGGTAA
- a CDS encoding putative zinc-binding protein: protein MTRERRVIVACCGGSYPGQLACHGAVRLAREGYGDLVGVAAVAAGHRPGIERVRAADDIVVIDGCETGCARAVLDQLGIEPDQYIVVADLPLRSTGYLGIDPRDIDAVVSAGWVRDSAVCNPRRRRNHGAD from the coding sequence GTGACCCGCGAACGGCGCGTCATCGTCGCCTGCTGCGGTGGGTCGTATCCCGGACAACTCGCCTGCCACGGCGCGGTGCGGCTCGCCCGTGAAGGCTACGGCGATCTTGTCGGCGTCGCTGCCGTCGCCGCCGGCCATAGACCCGGGATAGAACGGGTGCGGGCCGCAGACGATATCGTCGTCATCGACGGCTGCGAGACCGGCTGCGCCCGTGCCGTCCTCGACCAGCTCGGGATCGAGCCCGACCAGTACATCGTCGTCGCCGATCTCCCCCTTCGGTCGACCGGCTACCTCGGTATCGACCCGCGGGACATCGACGCGGTCGTCTCTGCCGGATGGGTGCGGGATAGTGCGGTATGCAATCCCCGGAGGAGGAGAAACCATGGTGCTGATTGA
- a CDS encoding DUF1614 domain-containing protein — protein MHEYLPAVAIVPFPGSLEQVVLALFVIVPLLLIFSFLLISEEAFEAIGLRFHQAVLMTAGALVGGFINVPLIPLEEAVIAVNVGGCVIPLVVTLELVAKQRVAFSRVLAAIVAVSVVTYIFAVPVPGVGITMPVYVAPLAGAVAGLLLSRGCGGAPALAYAGGTVGTLIGADLLNLANPVVLASLTAAAGTVLSIGGAGIFDGIFITGILAVMLAAFFGRRIRRLKGGCPEEERI, from the coding sequence ATGCACGAGTACCTACCTGCCGTGGCCATCGTGCCGTTTCCCGGAAGCCTCGAACAGGTCGTCCTGGCACTCTTCGTCATCGTACCGCTCCTGCTCATCTTCAGTTTCCTGCTGATCAGCGAGGAGGCCTTCGAGGCGATCGGCCTCCGGTTCCACCAGGCCGTTCTGATGACCGCCGGGGCACTGGTCGGGGGGTTCATCAACGTCCCGCTGATACCGCTCGAAGAGGCCGTGATAGCCGTCAACGTCGGCGGATGCGTCATCCCGCTCGTCGTAACCCTCGAACTGGTCGCGAAGCAGCGGGTCGCCTTCTCCCGGGTGCTCGCCGCAATCGTCGCGGTATCCGTCGTCACCTACATCTTCGCCGTGCCCGTCCCCGGCGTCGGGATCACCATGCCGGTCTACGTCGCCCCCCTGGCAGGTGCGGTCGCAGGACTCCTCCTGTCGCGGGGATGCGGCGGGGCACCGGCGCTCGCCTATGCCGGGGGGACGGTCGGGACGCTCATAGGGGCGGATCTCCTCAACCTCGCAAACCCGGTCGTCCTGGCATCCCTGACAGCCGCCGCCGGCACGGTGCTCTCTATAGGCGGGGCAGGGATATTCGACGGTATCTTCATAACCGGCATTCTCGCCGTGATGCTCGCCGCGTTCTTCGGCAGGAGGATCAGACGGCTGAAAGGCGGATGCCCGGAGGAAGAGCGGATCTGA
- a CDS encoding sensor histidine kinase gives MERTSGNSAGMSAMRRWAGEPMPGALVTTLLLAAIMFPYWWLAVQWAGSVLLDPETHFAFSTTTFLLVLIIADSTFLIRYYQLVRKREMKEKTHDLRRSEDALKTVNAKLNLLSNITRHDILNQVMALKYYIELVREEKDRDAISDLIGKQEIIANAIEHQINFTRDYQDMGAQAQAWQNVAASIERAKAALPVAGIRITVDREDLEIFADPIFERVFYNLIDNALRYGGPGMSTIGVSSTETEHGLILSVEDDGTGVPVQDKERIFIRGFGKNTGLGLFLCREILSITGVTIRENGEPGKGARFEMLVPKGHFRFGIGNVSNHGIIPIGSATGVSVNI, from the coding sequence ATGGAAAGGACGAGTGGCAATTCTGCCGGGATGTCCGCGATGCGGAGATGGGCAGGGGAACCGATGCCCGGAGCACTCGTTACCACCCTCCTTCTGGCAGCGATCATGTTCCCGTACTGGTGGCTTGCAGTACAGTGGGCAGGATCTGTCCTTCTCGATCCTGAAACTCACTTCGCCTTTTCCACTACCACGTTTCTCCTGGTCCTGATTATCGCTGACAGCACATTCCTGATACGGTATTACCAGCTTGTGCGAAAACGCGAGATGAAGGAGAAGACCCACGATCTCAGGCGGAGCGAGGATGCTCTCAAGACAGTGAATGCAAAACTCAACCTGCTCTCAAATATCACACGCCACGACATCTTAAACCAGGTAATGGCGTTAAAGTATTACATCGAACTTGTGCGGGAAGAGAAGGACAGGGACGCCATCTCCGACCTCATTGGGAAACAAGAGATCATTGCCAATGCCATCGAGCATCAGATCAATTTTACCCGCGACTATCAGGACATGGGTGCCCAGGCTCAGGCATGGCAGAATGTTGCCGCGAGTATTGAAAGAGCGAAGGCTGCACTCCCGGTTGCCGGTATCCGGATTACTGTCGACAGAGAGGATCTCGAGATCTTTGCCGATCCGATCTTTGAACGGGTATTTTACAATCTGATCGACAATGCCCTCCGCTATGGAGGCCCCGGTATGAGCACTATCGGTGTGTCATCAACAGAGACGGAACACGGGCTGATCCTCTCCGTTGAGGATGACGGCACCGGAGTTCCTGTTCAGGATAAGGAACGCATTTTCATCCGGGGATTTGGAAAGAATACAGGACTTGGACTATTTCTCTGCCGTGAGATCCTTTCCATTACAGGAGTTACCATCCGGGAGAACGGGGAACCGGGAAAAGGAGCCCGCTTTGAGATGCTGGTGCCGAAGGGGCACTTTCGGTTCGGCATCGGGAACGTAAGCAATCACGGAATCATCCCAATCGGGTCTGCAACCGGGGTATCCGTCAATATATGA
- a CDS encoding DUF2703 domain-containing protein codes for MTEQELVVEWRHIGEDIEKTCERCGETGRAVMDVIEEIRPILEEEGITVRVVETVLPNEAIAQSNSILFNGVPLEDLIEGMEVTSTPCASCACITGQDDAACRAVEYDGERYESIPPELIARAALKALGIETTAE; via the coding sequence ATGACAGAACAGGAACTCGTCGTCGAATGGCGGCATATCGGAGAAGACATCGAGAAGACCTGCGAACGGTGCGGGGAGACCGGACGGGCGGTGATGGACGTCATCGAAGAGATCCGGCCGATCCTCGAGGAGGAGGGCATCACGGTCCGGGTTGTCGAGACGGTTCTTCCAAACGAGGCGATAGCGCAGTCGAACAGCATCCTCTTCAACGGTGTGCCGCTCGAGGATCTGATCGAGGGGATGGAAGTAACCAGCACGCCCTGCGCCTCCTGCGCCTGCATCACCGGGCAGGACGATGCGGCGTGCCGGGCGGTCGAGTATGACGGCGAGCGTTACGAGTCGATCCCGCCGGAGCTGATCGCCCGGGCGGCGCTCAAAGCGCTCGGCATAGAGACAACAGCGGAGTGA
- a CDS encoding permease, with protein MDTIANLLTAGQFFVVIAGELILLFIGITFLVGLLHAYVPEERIRGVLTGKRPGTGNVLGAGFGALTPFCSCSTIPILLGLLDAGVPFGVCMSFLLASPLLNPVILTLLAALVGIVPTAIYAGITFVAAVGIGALLGRLGYERYVRDVTVAGRPEPCGCNAGHGTRIRGAFTFAVALFRQVLPYLLLGAGIGAFIYGFVPEDLIVAVAGPANPLAIPVAAVIGVPMYIRAETIIPISAVLLEKGMGIGAVMALIIGGAGASIPEVTLLAAIFERRLLAAFVAVILGVAVFAGVAFQVLAVI; from the coding sequence ATGGATACCATCGCAAACCTTCTCACCGCCGGACAGTTCTTCGTCGTCATCGCCGGGGAGCTGATCCTGCTCTTCATCGGGATCACCTTCCTCGTCGGGCTCCTCCACGCCTACGTGCCGGAGGAGCGAATCCGGGGCGTGCTCACCGGAAAACGGCCGGGCACCGGCAACGTGCTCGGGGCGGGGTTCGGTGCCCTCACCCCGTTCTGCTCCTGCTCGACCATCCCGATCCTCCTCGGCCTCTTAGATGCCGGCGTTCCGTTCGGAGTCTGCATGTCGTTCCTGCTCGCATCCCCGCTCTTAAACCCGGTGATCCTCACGCTCCTCGCAGCACTGGTGGGCATCGTCCCGACCGCCATCTACGCAGGCATCACCTTTGTGGCGGCGGTCGGGATCGGGGCGCTCCTCGGGCGACTCGGGTACGAGCGGTACGTCAGGGATGTCACGGTCGCCGGGCGGCCGGAACCGTGCGGCTGCAACGCCGGCCACGGCACACGGATCCGCGGGGCGTTCACCTTCGCCGTGGCTCTGTTCCGGCAGGTGCTCCCCTACCTGCTGCTCGGCGCCGGGATCGGGGCGTTCATCTACGGGTTCGTCCCCGAAGACCTGATCGTCGCGGTCGCGGGGCCCGCTAATCCCCTCGCCATCCCGGTCGCGGCGGTCATCGGCGTACCGATGTACATCCGGGCCGAGACGATCATCCCGATCAGCGCCGTCCTCCTCGAGAAGGGGATGGGCATCGGCGCCGTGATGGCGCTGATCATCGGCGGTGCGGGCGCGAGTATCCCGGAGGTGACGCTGCTCGCCGCGATCTTCGAGCGGCGCCTGCTCGCAGCCTTCGTGGCGGTCATCCTCGGGGTCGCCGTATTCGCCGGCGTGGCGTTCCAGGTTCTTGCCGTCATCTGA
- a CDS encoding thioredoxin family protein, with protein sequence MVLIEVFGTGCAKCKRMIKNVEIAVGDLGIDADVRKIENLDAMIDRGVMLTPALYVDGEPKVVGHVPCVEDIKQILLGEK encoded by the coding sequence ATGGTGCTGATTGAAGTATTCGGGACCGGTTGCGCCAAGTGCAAGCGGATGATCAAGAACGTCGAGATCGCGGTCGGGGACCTCGGGATCGATGCGGATGTACGGAAGATCGAGAACCTCGATGCCATGATCGACCGGGGCGTCATGCTGACGCCGGCGCTCTACGTCGACGGCGAGCCCAAAGTCGTCGGGCACGTCCCCTGCGTCGAGGATATCAAACAAATACTGCTTGGAGAGAAGTAA
- the arsB gene encoding ACR3 family arsenite efflux transporter gives MAAPQPERRLSTFEKYLTLWVALCIIAGILIGSTFPGVAVALDALSVYQISIPIAIALFFMIYPIMVKIDFAEVLRAAKTPKPVALTLLVNWAIKPFTMYLIATFFLGYLFVDFIPGTEILPSGVEIELWRSYVAGCILLGIAPCTAMVLMWSYLARGNDGLTLVMVAINSLTMLLLYAPLGGFLLGVAAIPIPWETILLSVAVYVGLPLAAGYLTRKWIIAKKGMVWFETTFLHYLTPVSIAALLGTLVLLFTFKGDVIVANPLTILWIAVPLFIQTVFIFTLGYFILARRLKLAYRDAAPAGMIGASNHFEVAIATATVLFGLGSGAALATVVGVLIEVPVMLMLVRICLRTQGMFGDEAA, from the coding sequence ATGGCGGCACCACAGCCCGAGCGGCGCCTCTCCACCTTCGAGAAGTACCTCACGCTCTGGGTGGCACTCTGCATCATCGCCGGGATCCTCATCGGCAGCACCTTTCCCGGGGTTGCGGTCGCGCTCGATGCCTTATCCGTCTACCAGATATCGATACCGATAGCCATCGCGCTCTTCTTCATGATCTACCCGATCATGGTGAAGATCGACTTTGCCGAGGTGCTCCGGGCCGCAAAGACGCCAAAGCCCGTCGCCCTGACGCTCCTGGTGAACTGGGCGATCAAGCCCTTCACGATGTACCTCATCGCCACGTTCTTCCTCGGCTACCTCTTCGTCGACTTCATCCCGGGCACCGAGATCCTCCCAAGCGGCGTCGAGATCGAACTCTGGCGGAGTTACGTCGCCGGGTGCATCCTGCTCGGCATCGCCCCCTGCACGGCGATGGTGCTGATGTGGAGTTACCTCGCCCGGGGCAACGACGGCCTGACGCTCGTGATGGTCGCGATCAACTCGCTCACCATGCTCCTCCTCTACGCCCCGCTCGGCGGGTTCCTCCTCGGCGTCGCCGCGATACCGATCCCCTGGGAGACGATCCTCCTCTCGGTCGCGGTCTACGTCGGGCTCCCGCTCGCCGCCGGCTACCTGACAAGGAAGTGGATTATCGCCAAAAAGGGCATGGTCTGGTTCGAGACGACGTTCCTGCACTACCTGACCCCGGTGAGCATCGCCGCCCTCCTCGGGACGCTCGTGCTCCTCTTCACCTTCAAGGGCGACGTCATCGTCGCAAACCCGCTCACCATTCTCTGGATCGCGGTCCCGCTCTTTATCCAGACGGTCTTCATCTTCACGCTCGGCTACTTCATCCTCGCCCGGCGGCTGAAACTCGCCTACCGGGACGCCGCGCCCGCCGGGATGATAGGAGCCTCGAACCACTTCGAGGTCGCCATCGCCACCGCGACGGTCCTCTTCGGCCTCGGGTCGGGGGCGGCGCTGGCGACGGTGGTCGGGGTACTGATCGAGGTGCCGGTGATGCTGATGCTCGTGCGGATCTGCCTGCGGACGCAAGGAATGTTTGGAGATGAGGCAGCATGA
- a CDS encoding universal stress protein, which produces MTNSKHIGTVLVPLEMAGSSDAILSAVEEIVRAGADEIQLLHVANVRDTLAAPEILDHDREVLEAWRERLIACGAPSVTVEVVSGMPSTEIIERSERDDYALIVLGSHGRNLVSRVILGSTTEDVLRHVDDPVLVVRLRIVETGDEATCRLAADRLVKRILYATDFSAYAERCIPCLSWIAGAHPEELTVVHVQDLRHLSYASKEQMAAFNRRDEERLAALKREFEAAGFANVDTVLRTGNAIDEVLALAEERGVTLIVLGAKGRHGTVEQIFGGVAEAVVHRSAGHVLVVR; this is translated from the coding sequence ATGACGAATAGCAAACATATTGGAACCGTGCTCGTGCCGCTCGAGATGGCGGGGAGCAGCGACGCGATCCTCTCGGCGGTGGAGGAGATCGTGCGTGCCGGTGCCGACGAGATCCAGCTCCTCCACGTGGCGAACGTGCGGGATACCCTCGCGGCTCCGGAGATCCTCGACCACGACCGGGAGGTGCTCGAGGCGTGGCGGGAACGATTGATCGCCTGCGGCGCTCCGTCCGTGACCGTGGAGGTGGTCAGCGGCATGCCCTCGACCGAGATCATCGAGCGGTCGGAACGGGACGACTACGCGCTCATCGTTCTCGGATCGCACGGACGGAACCTGGTATCCCGGGTGATCCTCGGCAGCACCACGGAGGACGTCCTCCGGCATGTCGACGATCCCGTGCTCGTCGTTCGGCTGCGGATCGTCGAGACCGGCGATGAGGCGACCTGCCGGCTCGCGGCCGACCGGCTCGTTAAGCGCATCCTCTACGCGACGGACTTCTCGGCGTATGCCGAGCGGTGCATCCCCTGCCTCTCCTGGATAGCCGGGGCGCACCCCGAGGAGCTGACCGTCGTCCACGTTCAGGATCTCCGGCACCTCTCGTACGCCTCGAAAGAGCAGATGGCGGCGTTCAACCGGCGCGACGAAGAGCGGCTGGCGGCGCTGAAGCGGGAGTTCGAGGCAGCGGGGTTCGCGAACGTCGACACCGTCCTCCGGACGGGGAACGCGATAGATGAGGTGCTCGCTCTCGCAGAGGAGCGCGGCGTCACGCTCATCGTGCTGGGAGCGAAGGGGCGGCACGGGACTGTCGAGCAGATCTTCGGCGGCGTGGCCGAGGCGGTCGTGCACCGGTCGGCGGGGCACGTACTGGTGGTACGATAA